GGCATGGAGATGTGCGTGAACATCGCCTCACGGCCGTACACATAGGTCAGAGCCGCCGGGTTGTAATATATCGCCGATGCATCATTGACCCGGGCGGTAAAAGCGTCTCCCATCCCCATCGCCCTCGCCGAGACTCCCAACTCAAGGAAGTTGAGTCCCGTAGTCCCGACTTTGGCCTGGCTAAAGGCCAGTGACGGCAGGAGCAGAAGCAGCACGCCCAGCAGACTTGGGTAAAATCTATGAAACCTCATTTGCCATTTCTCCTCTATAAAAATCACTCACAATTTTCAGATACTCACCTGGAGACCGAATTTAATCTGTCGTCCATACTGCCAGTTCTGGGGATTGCGGTCGTATTCTGTGCCCCCGGTAACATTATAACCGTCATTCTGGCCGGTATCGGCACGGCCGGTTTCACTGAATACTCCCTGAACGTTTCTGTTGTTGAGCAGGTTGTCAACCCAGACAATGAAGCGCCAGTTGAGCGTCACCAGCTTGAAATATTTCTCGAAGCGAACATCAAAGTTGATCGTGGACGGGCGACGAAGCGAGTTCTCATCGATATCGATTCCCTGTTCCACATTAAGGTTGGGATACTTCTTTCCGGGAGTGAAGGGTCTTCCGCTTTCATAAGAACCCTGAACCGAGAAAGTCCAGCCGTTAGGAATCGGCAGACCGAATAATTTCGGTTTCATGGTTTCAGGGATCACCAACTGGATACCGCATTTCAACGAATGCCGAATATCGTTATCAAGCGGCTTCTCCGAGAGAGATTCACGGCTGAGATAGAAATCGCTGAAATAGGAGGTGCGGGCCTGCGATTGCTTTCCGTAAGCAAAGGCATAAGTATAGTTTACTTCTCCGTTGATCAGGCGGCCGCCCCGTTTGTCAACAGTGACCTCAAATCCTCTACTCCGCCCATAGTCTCGATTCTCATATCTCTGAACCACCAGAGCACCGCCACCCAACCTGATATTGGCGCTGTTGATCTTATCGAATTCGTCTTTAAAATAACCGGAAACGTCAATTGAGTAATCCTCCGACATCGCATATTTGACACCGAAGGAATACTGAATCGTCTTCTCATAATCAAGATTGTAATTGCCGACCACATCGTTGGCCGATGCCGCTGTGGTATTTCTATCATACATAAAAGAATAGGAAGGCAACTGATAGAAATGGCCATAGTTGAAGTGAATCTTGGCCTTATCCGATATCGGGTATGAGAAACCGATACGGGGCGAAAACCTTGTGCGGTCACCGAGAATCAACCCGCTGCCCAGATCATCATTGGCCGCCACACTATCCAAACCATTGGTCTGAATAAAGAAATCGTAACGGAAACCGAGGCTGGCAATCATGGAACCGTACTCAAGGTTATCTCTCAGATAAACTGAGCCGTTGAGGGGCCGATAGTCATAGAAATCCCGCAACTCGCCGATACCGGGATAAAGCCCGGCGTCGGAGCGACCGGTATAGGGCTGTTCCAGCGAACGGATATCCTGCTTCACCAGATACTCTTTCCTTAACTCCGCACCGGCTTTAATTTCGTGAGCGCCCAGCTGGCGGAAAAGGCGACCCTCCAGAACATATTGCTCAACACTGCGACGATGCCAGACCGTCTCATTTTGATAACTACCTACATTTAAAAAGTTCTGGGTACCGCCATAATCATAGCGGCCGTTCCCGTTAGGGTCAGTGAAAGGCTCGCCCACGTCATATCTCTGGTTCGGCGGGTCATAAATACCATTACCATTTCGATCGATGAAAGGTATTCCCGGTGTCCAGCGTTCAAGCGGGTATGTATATCGGGAATTCCGGTCGAGGTCCTGATTAGCAGCAGTATCTCGGGACATGACAAAAATGTCAATTCCCGGATCATAAAAACCGTTATTGTTGACATCGGTAAACGGTTCCCCGAGGTTGACATCACCATCAAGGTAAGGTTCCGGATCATGGGCATCAATCACATCCCGGCGGTCCGCATCATAACGGCCGTCACCATCGGTATCATAGAGATAATCCCCTCGATCCCATTGCCCGTTGCCGTTAAGGTCAATATATGGCTCGCCTTCCAGCCCGCCGCCGCGAGACCCATCATTAAACCTGAAATTGGTCATGTAGTTATATCCGGCCTGAGCGTTATTAAGAAAAGGAAAATTACCGTATGTATATGCCGGGGCGGCAAGATCCCTTCCGTAAATCATCGTGTCCGGGAAAATATTGATAACCGGCTCGGGAGGATCATATACGCCATTGCGGTTGCGGTCATCATAACCCTCGAACTGATAGTAGCGCAGGAACTGATCGGGATTAAGACCCTTGCCCGGATTATTGGGATCACCCGGTTTGTACTGAACTTCCCGGTTATAATAAGATGCTTTCAGGTAGTAATGCATGTTCTTGGATAGCTGATGAGTCATTTCCACTGCATATGACTGCCACTTGGTCTCATTAATCGGGGCCGTATTGGGAGAATAGCGATATTGCCAGTCAAAAAGAGTATTGCGATTTACGCTCGATTTGTAGGAGAAAATCATCTTCATATTATTGAGCGGTTTCATCATGACATTGGCATTGATGCTATAATCATTAACCTGCCGTTCCGGCAACTCTATGCCGAAGAGATTGAATGCACGATACTTCTTGGCC
This window of the Candidatus Zixiibacteriota bacterium genome carries:
- a CDS encoding TonB-dependent receptor; the protein is MTGLPRKLLFWAAILSVLLISTSLVLAGGNGKIKGVVTDKETGEPIPGASVLLTGTSQGAMTDPNGKYLINLVPPQKYILKITSINYSTVEVSEVNVSTDLTTEINVQMTKAVTDLHTIIRVTADRDVIDKYTTTNMVKITRETIQTMPVQNVDQLLQQTAGVVTTSQGEIIIRGGRVGEVAYVVDGVTIGDPLGGYGPTSFGLSLTSGSIQEISIIKDGFDPEYGNALSGIVKITTQTGAADKTNMTMQFVTDDFGNSTMNKYSRNYDNIYFTLSGPDPILKSKILPALKLNFLQDKEVTYFFYAEMTKSGTAYPYDKYATPIAAKKYRAFNLFGIELPERQVNDYSINANVMMKPLNNMKMIFSYKSSVNRNTLFDWQYRYSPNTAPINETKWQSYAVEMTHQLSKNMHYYLKASYYNREVQYKPGDPNNPGKGLNPDQFLRYYQFEGYDDRNRNGVYDPPEPVINIFPDTMIYGRDLAAPAYTYGNFPFLNNAQAGYNYMTNFRFNDGSRGGGLEGEPYIDLNGNGQWDRGDYLYDTDGDGRYDADRRDVIDAHDPEPYLDGDVNLGEPFTDVNNNGFYDPGIDIFVMSRDTAANQDLDRNSRYTYPLERWTPGIPFIDRNGNGIYDPPNQRYDVGEPFTDPNGNGRYDYGGTQNFLNVGSYQNETVWHRRSVEQYVLEGRLFRQLGAHEIKAGAELRKEYLVKQDIRSLEQPYTGRSDAGLYPGIGELRDFYDYRPLNGSVYLRDNLEYGSMIASLGFRYDFFIQTNGLDSVAANDDLGSGLILGDRTRFSPRIGFSYPISDKAKIHFNYGHFYQLPSYSFMYDRNTTAASANDVVGNYNLDYEKTIQYSFGVKYAMSEDYSIDVSGYFKDEFDKINSANIRLGGGALVVQRYENRDYGRSRGFEVTVDKRGGRLINGEVNYTYAFAYGKQSQARTSYFSDFYLSRESLSEKPLDNDIRHSLKCGIQLVIPETMKPKLFGLPIPNGWTFSVQGSYESGRPFTPGKKYPNLNVEQGIDIDENSLRRPSTINFDVRFEKYFKLVTLNWRFIVWVDNLLNNRNVQGVFSETGRADTGQNDGYNVTGGTEYDRNPQNWQYGRQIKFGLQVSI